In Cuculus canorus isolate bCucCan1 unplaced genomic scaffold, bCucCan1.pri scaffold_191_arrow_ctg1, whole genome shotgun sequence, one genomic interval encodes:
- the LOC128850686 gene encoding olfactory receptor 14J1-like, which yields MSNSSSITQFLLLAFADTRELQLLHFWLFLGIYLAALLGNGLIITTIACDHHLHTPMYFFLLNLSILDLGSMSTTVPKSMASSLWNNRTISYSGCVAQLFLFIFFLGAEYFLLTIMSYDRYVAICKPLHYGTLLGSRACVHMAAAAWGAGFLNALLHTANIFSLPLCQGNAVEQFFCEIPQILKLSCSHSFLREVGLLDVSVCLFFGCFVFILVSYVQIFRVVMRIPSDQGRHKAFSTCLPHLAVVSVFYSTAGFAYLKPPSISSPSLDLVVSVLYSVVPPALNPLIYSLRNQQLKDAVRKLITGWFS from the coding sequence atgtccaacagcagctccatcacccagttcctcctcctggcattcgcagacacacgggagctgcagctcttgcacttctggctcttcctgggcatctacctggctgccctcctgggcaatggcctcatcatcaccaccatcgcctgtgaccaccatctccacacccccatgtacttcttcctcctcaacctctctaTTCTTGACCTGGGATCCATGTCCACCACTGTACCAAAATCCATGGCCAGTTCCCTCTGGAACAACAGGACCATTTCCTACTCAGGATGTGTTGCACAActctttctcttcatcttctttcttgGAGCGgagtattttcttctcaccatcatgtcctacgaccgctacgttgccatctgcaaacccctgcactacgggaccctcctgggcagcagagcttgtgtccacatggcagcagctgcctggggcgctgggtttctcaatgctctgctgcacacggccaatatattttccctgcccctctgccagggcaatgctgtggaacagttcttctgtgaaatccctcagatcctcaagctctcctgctcacactccttCCTCAGGGAGGTTGGGCTTCTTGATGTTagtgtctgtttattttttggctgttttgttttcattttggtgtcctatgtgcagatcttcagggtGGTGATGAGGATCCCCTCGGAtcagggacggcacaaagccttttccacgtgcctccctcacctggccgtggtctccGTCTTTTACAGCACTGCAGGgtttgcctacctgaagcccccctccatctcctctccatctctggaCCTTGTGGTGTcagttctgtactcagtggtgcctccagcactgaatcccctcatctacagcctgaggaaccagcagctcaaggatgcagtgagGAAACTGATAACTGGATGGTTCTCTTAA